ATTACAAAAAACTTACAATTAGCTTTAATGTGTATTATTTTAGTGAGCACAGTTATTGCTGTTGGCATAGAAATTAAAAATATGTTCACCAATCAGTTGGTAACATTAGCTGATTTACTTTTAATGTTTCTTTACTTAGAGGTGCTAGCTATGGTTAGAGTTTTTTGGAACCAGCAGTCTATTAGTATTACACTTCCATTGCTTATTGCGATAACGGCTCTTGCCCGATTTATTATTTTACAAGGTAAGGAGATGGATCCTACTGCACTTGTTTACGAAGCAGTTGCAATTTTGTTAATTGCTGGAGCAATTGTTGTTTTAAGGTTGAGACACAGTGATAAATTAGGTCTAAAGAAAAAAAAATCGAAATAATTAAAAGCAATG
The Candidatus Pelagibacter sp. RS40 DNA segment above includes these coding regions:
- a CDS encoding phosphate-starvation-inducible PsiE family protein — protein: MDNITKNLQLALMCIILVSTVIAVGIEIKNMFTNQLVTLADLLLMFLYLEVLAMVRVFWNQQSISITLPLLIAITALARFIILQGKEMDPTALVYEAVAILLIAGAIVVLRLRHSDKLGLKKKKSK